From Oncorhynchus masou masou isolate Uvic2021 chromosome 7, UVic_Omas_1.1, whole genome shotgun sequence, one genomic window encodes:
- the LOC135543196 gene encoding zinc finger protein OZF-like: MRPVTSTVRTNPALSPSALSPNLQSLGPDCDSGAQFALQGPEMASVKLEDCSQTLELNVNIKDEEEEEKIGKSVSYVLADSGMRPVTSTVRTNAGLSPSTLTPNLQSLGSDCDSGAQFALEDPEMASVKLEDCSQTLELNVNIKDEEEEEKIGKSVSHGRLELSLGTSVKLEDCSQTLELNVDIKDEEEEEKIGTYVSHGNHGATFSTSREQQQEDHRAKRSHHCPHCEEIFPSLSKLKIHLKIHTGENLYSFTDSGKRCTTSGALTVHQRAHTGEKPFSCSDCGKSFSQLAFLKIHERIHTGEKPYSCSDCGVSFSRLDALQTHQRIHTGEKPYSCSDCGKMFSQLGHLKRHKHTHTGVKPYSCSDCVKCFITSTELKLHQRTHTGEKPYSCSDCGKTFSQLAFLKIHERIHTGVKPYSCFDCGNIFSQLAHLKRHEHIHTGVKPYSCSGCVKCFITSTELKVHQRTHTGEKPYSCSDCGKSFSRIGLLKTHERVHRGEKPYH; the protein is encoded by the exons ATGAGGCcggtaacatcaacagtgaggacaaacccagccctctctccttctgcactgagtccaaacctacagtcactgggtcctgattgtgacagtggagcccagtttgcactgcagggtccagagatggcatcagtgaagttggaggactgcagtcaaacactggagctgaatgtcaacattaaagatgaagaagaggaggagaagattgggaAATCTGTTTCTTATG TACTTGCCGACTCTGGTATGAGGCCGGTAACCTCAACAGTGAGGACAAACGCaggcctctctccttccacactgactccaaacctacagtcactgggttctgattgtgacagtggagcccagtttgcactggaggatccagagatggcatcagtgaagctggaagactgcagtcaaacactggagctgaatgtcaacattaaagatgaagaagaggaggagaagattgggaaatctgtttctcatg GACGACTAGAATTAAGTCTGGGAACATCAGTGAAGttggaagactgcagtcaaacactggagctgaatgttgacattaaagatgaagaagaggaggagaagattgggacatatgtttctcatg gaaACCATGGTGCCACATTCTCTACATCCAGAGAGCAACAGCAGGAAGATCACAGAGCTAAGAGGTCTCACCACTGCCCACATTGTGAGGAGATCTTCCCATCACTATCAAAGCTAAAAATACACCTAaagatacacacaggagagaatctGTATTCCTTCACTGACTCTGGGAAAAGATGCACAACATCAGGGGCTCTGACAGTTCATCAGCgagcacacacaggagagaagcctttctcctgctctgactgcggGAAGAGTTTCTCTCAATTGGCTTTCTTAAAAatacatgaacgtatacatacaggagagaagccttactcctgctctgactgtggggtgAGTTTCTCTCGACTGGATGCCTTACAAACACAccaacgtatacatacaggagagaagccttactcctgctctgactgtggaaagatgTTCTCTCAACTGGGCCACTTGAAAAGacataaacatacacatacaggagtgaaaccttattcctgctctgactgtgtaaaatgcttcataacatcaactgagctaaaacttcatcagagaacacacacaggagagaagccttactcctgctctgactgcggGAAGACTTTCTCTCAATTGGCTTTCTTAAAAatacatgaacgtatacatacaggagtgaagccttactcctgctttGACTGTGGAAATATTTTCTCTCAACTGGCCCACTTGAAAAGACATGAACATATACATACAGGAGTGAAGCCGTACTCCTGCTCTGGATGTGTAAAATGCTTCATAACATCAACTGAACTAAAAGTTCATcagcgaacacacacaggagagaagccttactcctgctctgactgtgggaagagtttctctcGAATAGGTCTcttaaaaacacatgaacgtGTACATagaggagagaagccttaccactga
- the LOC135543198 gene encoding zinc finger protein OZF-like, with the protein MASVKLEDCSQTLELNVNIKDEETEEKIGKSVSHGDHVETFSTSREEQQEAHRAKRSYPCPHCEEIFPFLSKLKVHLKIHTGENRYSYTDSGKNFTTSKALTVHQRVHTGEKLFSCSDCVKCFTTSTRLKVHQRTHTGEKPYICSDCKASFSLLRNLKRHERLHTREKLYSCSDCKASFSLLCNLKRHERIHTGKKPYICSDCKASFSLLRNLKRHERLHTGEKLYSCSDCKASFSLLCNLKRHELIHTGEKPYSCSDCGKSFSRLGHLKTHKHIHTGEKPYSCSDCGKSFSRLGHLKTHKHIHTGEKPYSCSDCVKCFTTSTELKVHKRTHTGEKPYSCSDCVKCFTTSTRLKVHQRTHTGEKPYICSDCAASFSVLCHLKRHESIHTGEKPYSCSDCAAGFSLLCNLKRHQRLHTGEKPYHCTDCEKRFYRLGHLKRHQCIHKGEKSHQFSQTS; encoded by the exons atggcatcagtgaagctggaagactgcagtcaaacactggagctgaatgtcaacattaaagatgaagaaacggaggagaagattgggaaatctgtttctcatg gagaccaTGTTGAGACATTCTCTACATCCAGAGAGGAACAGCAGGAAGCTCACAGAGCTAAGAGGTCTTACCCCTGCCCACATTGTGAGGAGATTTTCCCATTTCTATCAAAGCTAAAAGTACAcctaaaaatacacacaggagagaatcgTTATTCCTATACTGACAGTGGGAAGAATTTCACAACATCCAAGGCTCTGACAGTTCATCAGAGAgtgcacacaggagagaagctgttctcctgctctgactgtgtaaaatgcttcacaacatcaactAGGCTAAAAGTTCAtcaaagaacacacacaggagagaagccttacatcTGCTCTGACTGTAAGGCGAGTTTCTCTCTACTGCGCAACTTAAAACGACATGAACGTTTACACACAAGAGAGAAGctttactcctgctctgactgtaagGCGAGTTTCTCTCTACTGTGCAACTTAAAACGacatgaacgtatacacacaggaaaGAAGCCTTACATCTGCTCTGACTGTAAGGCGAGTTTCTCTCTACTGCGCAACTTAAAACGACATGAACGtttacacacaggagagaagctttactcctgctctgactgtaagGCGAGTTTCTCTCTACTGTGCAACTTAAAACGACATGAActtatacacacaggagagaagccttactcctgctctgactgtggaaagagtttctctcGACTGGGCCACCTAAAAACACATAAAcatatacatacaggagagaagccttactcctgctctgactgtggaaagagtttctctcGACTGGGCCACTTAAAAACACATAAAcatatacatacaggagagaagccttactcctgctctgactgtgtaaaatgcttcacaacatcaactgagctaaaagttcataaaagaacacacacaggagagaagccttactcctgctctgattgtgtaaaatgcttcacaacatcaactaggctaaaagttcatcagagaacacacacaggagagaagccttacatcTGCTCTGACTGTGCGGCGAGTTTCTCTGTACTGTGCCACTTAAAACGACATGAaagtatacacacaggagagaagccttactcctgctctgactgtgcgGCGGGTTTCTCTCTACTGTGCAACTTAAAACGACATCAACGtttacacacaggagaaaagccttatcaCTGCACTGACTGTGAGAAGAGATTCTACAGATTGGGCCATTTAAAAAGACACCAATGTATACATAAAGGAGAGAAGTCTCATCAGTTCTCTCAGACCAGCTAA